Proteins from one Xenopus tropicalis strain Nigerian chromosome 1, UCB_Xtro_10.0, whole genome shotgun sequence genomic window:
- the rest gene encoding RE1-silencing transcription factor isoform X2: MKRPWQILKGFVINMATQMVNQPTGNSLFCTSTYSSISLDNDMYGLHDLSKADMAAPRLIMLANVALTGELSSGCCDYTLEGERQMAELTTVNDNSFSDSEGERLEDSPSNAIQSPNFTMEMEPAERSKEGTYENDGTLLSSTLEVVAQKDNEAPSTTEDKNKCIKSKPFRCKPCQYKAESEEEFVHHIKIHSAKIYTDNDNKKTQGKESDSNIPEESDISKGPIQCDRCGYNTNRFDHYLAHLKHHNKAGENERVYKCTICTYTTVSEYHWKKHLRNHYPRILYTCSQCSYFSDRKNNYIQHIRTHTGERPYQCIICPYSSSQKTHLTRHMRTHSGEKPFKCEQCSYVASNQHEVTRHARQVHNGPKPLTCPHCDYKTADRSNFKKHVELHVNPRQFLCPVCDYAASKKCNLQYHIKSRHSGCTNITMDVSKVKLRTKKGEVGVADTDTNKQTENGNIIKKKLEETVKAEKKERCVKSKKRMIDGQVAKKSRLSSTQKKIKASEVRAEKIEKFRKSSCVKRKADLLENPSDTLTSTVKKKKLKNSPASKVITSEIKDDIPKKVKGLVKKKENSAVKSKHKKKTGAQSSNGKRNMPKKITEQKVDKGNKLDSKIPVAPDIEEQMIVGKVANENDSEQFVATDIASINNNLSTESCGLLNEVVHTDLSINTTLETKLSAGSESKSEHVSKAIIELAMQVDVKAGISKQEKTQDNYLMDIETISTDLEKPNQVLLQNGIPPKKGNTIADLLVDSAKTTVYLQISKPTSCLLKDCCQPNKKLQVGECKPTCYVPMELCETSADLPLEHGDPSATHLVSRGTPSCDHPVNCGESLCGQHVDEQPCSQLVDVEEPTCNHLQGGDEPAFVLVTGRDEPTRIPPPDGDEPAYVPLLGGDEPACILPRGGDEPACILPLDRDEPACVPPRVGDEPACVPPWVGDEPACVPPPGVDEPACVPPPGVDEPACVPPPGVDEPACVPPPGVDKPSCVPPPGGDEPTDLLRKTTCLSVDRQEVTDLVGREKHYALLTECNEPTDLSAERDVLSVDDAMPTDLSTAKQKPLYLSKSMGSPLHVPVEWSEPFNLSMEWREPDDLSVVRVEPSDLSLRKGGTADLSERSNKPSELSVVWGEPVDLSVGRSEPADLSVGRSQPANLQMSITETMDLLEGSQLSVLTVGRDVESFDMGTGRVDPIDLSVERCEPIDLSVEKGMPGNLEISDDQRFGKLGNYYNINCAVGTNCQLQIKDKAKYNEIPKNTFQSYTKLSVEIREPHIQLQSMCISPELNLDTTVQQGNNKECKKFSASSHTENSGAEEVQTTQMQCAVSRSESIDIDEDEGIHSHDGSDISDNVSEMSYDSGLNGVPSVQKTLTSDSKVLDSSETKESFVCIFCDRTFRIEEEYTKHLKRHLVNVYYLEKAAKDDL; this comes from the exons ATGAAAAGGCCTTGGCAGATTTTGAAAGGCTTTG TTATAAACATGGCCACTCAAATGGTCAACCAGCCTACAGGTAACAGCTTGTTCTGTACCAGCACCTATTCCAGTATTTCATTGGACAATGATATGTATGGGCTGCATGACCTTTCAAAAGCTGATATGGCAGCCCCTCGATTGATAATGCTAGCAAATGTGGCCCTGACTGGTGAACTCAGTAGTGGTTGCTGTGATTACACACTGGAAGGAGAAAGACAAATGGCTGAACTAACAACTGTAAATGACAACAGCTTCTCAGATAGTGAGGGGGAGAGGTTGGAAGATTCACCCAGCAATGCTATTCAGTCACCAAATTTCACAATGGAGATGGAGCCAGCTGAACGTTCAAAAGAAGGGACATATGAAAATGATGGAACTTTACTTTCCAGCACGCTTGAGGTGGTGGCTCAAAAGGATAATGAAGCCCCCAGCACAACagaagacaaaaataaatgcattaaaagCAAACCTTTTCGGTGCAAACCTTGTCAGTACAAAGCAGAGTCTGAAGAAGAGTTTGTTCATCACATTAAAATTCACAGTGCCAAGATATACActgataatgataataaaaaaacacagggtAAAGAATCAGATTCTAACATACCTGAGGAATCCGATATATCCAAAGGACCTATTCAGTGTGACAGATGTGGATACAATACAAATCGCTTTGATCACTATCTGGCACATTTAAAACATCACAACAAAGCTGGAGAAAATGAGAGAGTATACAAATGCACAATATGTACTTATACAACGGTTAGTGAATATCACTGGAAGAAACATCTACGTAACCATTATCCAAGGATACTCTATACATGTTCACAATGTTCCTATTTTTCTGACAGGAAAAATAATTATATCCAGCATATAAGAACACATACAG GAGAACGACCGTATCAGTGTATTATATGTCCTTACTCAAGCTCACAGAAAACCCACTTGACAAGGCACATGCGAACTCATTCAG GTGAGAAACCTTTCAAATGTGAGCAGTGTAGTTATGTTGCATCTAATCAGCATGAAGTTACACGTCATGCAAGACAGGTTCACAATGGACCAAAACCATTAACTTGCCCTCATTGTGACTACAAGACTGCAGATCGCAGTAATTTCAAGAAGCATGTAGAGTTACATGTTAATCCACGTCAGTTTCTATGCCCTGTGTGTGACTATGCTGCATCCAAAAAGTGTAACTTGCAATATCATATAAAATCCAGACACTCAGGATGCACAAATATCACAATGGATGTTTCTAAAGTAAAACTGAGGACAAAGAAGGGAGAAGTAGGAGTTGCAGATACTGACACAAATAAGCAAACTGAGAATGgaaacataataaaaaagaaattggaagAGACTGTTAAagcagagaaaaaagaaagatgTGTGAAGTCTAAAAAACGTATGATTGATGGGCAGGTTGCAAAAAAAAGTCGCTTGTCATCcactcagaaaaaaataaaagcttctGAAGTAAGGGCTGAGAAGATCGAAAAATTCCGTAAGTCTAGTtgtgtaaaaagaaaagctgacTTATTAGAAAATCCAAGTGATACCCTAACAAGCACTGTAAAAAAGAAGAAATTGAAAAACTCTCCTGCAAGCAAAGTAATTACAAGTGAAATAAAGGATGATATACCCAAAAAGGTCAAAGGTTTggtgaaaaaaaaggaaaactcagCTGTTAAAAGTAAGCACAAAAAGAAGACCGGAGCACAAAGTAGTAATGGTAAGAGAAATATGCCAAAGAAAATTACTGAACAAAAAGTAGACAAGGGAAATAAATTGGATTCTAAAATTCCTGTAGCACCAGACATTGAGGAACAAATGATTGTTGGAAAAGTTGCTAATGAAAATGACTCTGAACAGTTTGTAGCTACTGATATTGCAagcataaataataatttatccaCTGAATCTTGTGGTTTACTAAATGAAGTCGTGCATACTGATCTGTCAATTAACACTACTTTGGAAACTAAATTATCAGCAGGCAGTGAATCTAAATCTGAACATGTGAGTAAAGCCATAATTGAACTCGCAATGCAGGTGGATGTAAAAGCAGGTATTTCCAAGCAGGAGAAAACACAGGATAACTATTTGATGGACATAGAGACTATATCTACTGACTTGGAGAAACCAAATCAAGTCTTGTTGCAAAATGGCATTCCACCTAAGAAGGGCAATACAATTGCTGACTTACTAGTTGACAGTGCTAAAACAACAGTTTACCTGCAGATAAGCAAACCAACTTCCTGCTTACTAAAGGACTGCTGCCAGCCAAATAAAAAACTGCAAGTGGGTGAATGCAAGCCAACCTGTTATGTACCAATGGAATTGTGTGAGACATCTGCCGACCTGCCTTTAGAGCATGGTGATCCAAGTGCTACCCATTTGGTCAGCAGGGGCACGCCATCCTGCGACCATCCTGTCAACTGTGGAGAGTCACTTTGTGGCCAGCATGTAGATGAGCAACCCTGCAGCCAACTGGTGGATGTTGAAGAGCCTACTTGCAACCATCTGCAAGGTGGGGATGAGCCAGCCTTCGTCCTGGTGACAGGCAGGGACGAGCCAACGCGCATCCCGCCGCCGGATGGGGACGAGCCAGCGTACGTGCCGCTGCTGGGCGGGGATGAGCCAGCGTGCATCCTGCCCCGGGGCGGGGATGAGCCAGCATGCATCCTGCCCCTGGACAGGGACGAGCCAGCCTGCGTCCCTCCGCGGGTCGGGGACGAGCCAGCCTGCGTCCCTCCGTGGGTCGGGGACGAGCCAGCCTGCGTCCCTCCGCCGGGCGTGGACGAGCCAGCCTGCGTCCCTCCGCCGGGCGTGGACGAGCCAGCCTGCGTCCCTCCGCCAGGCGTGGACGAGCCAGCCTGCGTCCCTCCGCCGGGCGTGGACAAGCCATCCTGCGTCCCGCCGCCGGGCGGGGACGAGCCAACCGATCTTTTGAGGAAGACTACTTGCCTGTCAGTGGATAGGCAAGAGGTAACAGACCTGGTAGGAAGAGAAAAACACTATGCCCTGTTAACTGAATGTAATGAGCCCACTGATCTGTCAGCTGAGAGAGATGTACTGTCAGTGGATGATGCTATGCCCACTGACCTGTCAACAGCTAAACAGAAGCCCCTGTACTTATCAAAAAGCATGGGGAGTCCTCTACATGTACCAGTGGAGTGGAGTGAGCCCTTTAATCTGTCCATGGAGTGGAGAGAGCCTGACGACCTTTCTGTTGTGAGAGTTGAGCCTTCAGACCTGTCTCTGAGGAAGGGTGGCACAGCTGACCTGTCAGAGAGGAGCAACAAGCCCTCCGAGCTGTCAGTTGTCTGGGGAGAGCCTGTTGATCTCTCAGTAGGGAGGAGCGAGCCAGCAGACTTATCAGTGGGAAGAAGTCAACCTGCTAACCTGCAAATGAGCATAACTGAGACTATGGACCTTTTAGAGGGCAGCCAACTGTCTGTTTTGACAGTAGGAAGGGATGTTGAGTCTTTTGATATGGGGACAGGTAGGGTTGATCCTATTGATCTTTCAGTGGAGAGGTGTGAGCCTATTGATCTTTCAGTGGAGAAGGGGATGCCCGGTAACTTGGAGATAAGTGATGATCAACGTTTTGGGAAGCTAGGCAATTATTATAACATCAACTGTGCAGTGGGGACAAATTGTCAGTTACAAATAAAAGACAAAGCAAAATATAACGAGATTCCTAAAAATACCTTCCAGTCCTATACCAAATTATCTGTTGAAATACGAGAGCCTCATATCCAACTACAAAGCATGTGTATTTCACCTGAATTAAACTTAGACACAACTGTACAACAAGGAAATAACAAGGAATGTAAAAAATTTTCAGCAAGCTCGCACACGGAAAACAGTGGGGCAGAAGAGGTTCAGACAACTCAGATGCAATGTGCTGTATCCAGAAGTGAGTCCATTGATATTGATGAAGATGAAGGAATTCATAGTCATGATGGGAGTGATATAAGTGACAATGTTTCAGAAATGAGTTATGACTCTGGGTTAAACGGTGTACCATCTGTACAAAAAACACTAACTTCTGACTCAAAAGTACTAGATTCTTCTGAAACTAAGGAAAGTTTTGTGTGCATTTTCTGTGACCGTACCTTTAGAATAGAGGAAGAATATACCAAACACTTAAAACGTCATTTGGTTAATGTATATTATCTTGAAAAGGCAGCAAAAGATGATTTATAG
- the rest gene encoding RE1-silencing transcription factor isoform X1 yields MGPGLLLVAAHAYPPPPASGCHGDRCPYKYVYAAAALHRRRRRDSRQAVINMATQMVNQPTGNSLFCTSTYSSISLDNDMYGLHDLSKADMAAPRLIMLANVALTGELSSGCCDYTLEGERQMAELTTVNDNSFSDSEGERLEDSPSNAIQSPNFTMEMEPAERSKEGTYENDGTLLSSTLEVVAQKDNEAPSTTEDKNKCIKSKPFRCKPCQYKAESEEEFVHHIKIHSAKIYTDNDNKKTQGKESDSNIPEESDISKGPIQCDRCGYNTNRFDHYLAHLKHHNKAGENERVYKCTICTYTTVSEYHWKKHLRNHYPRILYTCSQCSYFSDRKNNYIQHIRTHTGERPYQCIICPYSSSQKTHLTRHMRTHSGEKPFKCEQCSYVASNQHEVTRHARQVHNGPKPLTCPHCDYKTADRSNFKKHVELHVNPRQFLCPVCDYAASKKCNLQYHIKSRHSGCTNITMDVSKVKLRTKKGEVGVADTDTNKQTENGNIIKKKLEETVKAEKKERCVKSKKRMIDGQVAKKSRLSSTQKKIKASEVRAEKIEKFRKSSCVKRKADLLENPSDTLTSTVKKKKLKNSPASKVITSEIKDDIPKKVKGLVKKKENSAVKSKHKKKTGAQSSNGKRNMPKKITEQKVDKGNKLDSKIPVAPDIEEQMIVGKVANENDSEQFVATDIASINNNLSTESCGLLNEVVHTDLSINTTLETKLSAGSESKSEHVSKAIIELAMQVDVKAGISKQEKTQDNYLMDIETISTDLEKPNQVLLQNGIPPKKGNTIADLLVDSAKTTVYLQISKPTSCLLKDCCQPNKKLQVGECKPTCYVPMELCETSADLPLEHGDPSATHLVSRGTPSCDHPVNCGESLCGQHVDEQPCSQLVDVEEPTCNHLQGGDEPAFVLVTGRDEPTRIPPPDGDEPAYVPLLGGDEPACILPRGGDEPACILPLDRDEPACVPPRVGDEPACVPPWVGDEPACVPPPGVDEPACVPPPGVDEPACVPPPGVDEPACVPPPGVDKPSCVPPPGGDEPTDLLRKTTCLSVDRQEVTDLVGREKHYALLTECNEPTDLSAERDVLSVDDAMPTDLSTAKQKPLYLSKSMGSPLHVPVEWSEPFNLSMEWREPDDLSVVRVEPSDLSLRKGGTADLSERSNKPSELSVVWGEPVDLSVGRSEPADLSVGRSQPANLQMSITETMDLLEGSQLSVLTVGRDVESFDMGTGRVDPIDLSVERCEPIDLSVEKGMPGNLEISDDQRFGKLGNYYNINCAVGTNCQLQIKDKAKYNEIPKNTFQSYTKLSVEIREPHIQLQSMCISPELNLDTTVQQGNNKECKKFSASSHTENSGAEEVQTTQMQCAVSRSESIDIDEDEGIHSHDGSDISDNVSEMSYDSGLNGVPSVQKTLTSDSKVLDSSETKESFVCIFCDRTFRIEEEYTKHLKRHLVNVYYLEKAAKDDL; encoded by the exons atGGGACCAGGACTGTTGCTGGTTGCGGCGCAtgcgtaccccccccccccagcatctggttgccatggcgaccgcTGCCCTTATAAGTATGTGTATGCAGCGGCAGCTTTgcacagaagaagaagaagagacagccggcaagcag TTATAAACATGGCCACTCAAATGGTCAACCAGCCTACAGGTAACAGCTTGTTCTGTACCAGCACCTATTCCAGTATTTCATTGGACAATGATATGTATGGGCTGCATGACCTTTCAAAAGCTGATATGGCAGCCCCTCGATTGATAATGCTAGCAAATGTGGCCCTGACTGGTGAACTCAGTAGTGGTTGCTGTGATTACACACTGGAAGGAGAAAGACAAATGGCTGAACTAACAACTGTAAATGACAACAGCTTCTCAGATAGTGAGGGGGAGAGGTTGGAAGATTCACCCAGCAATGCTATTCAGTCACCAAATTTCACAATGGAGATGGAGCCAGCTGAACGTTCAAAAGAAGGGACATATGAAAATGATGGAACTTTACTTTCCAGCACGCTTGAGGTGGTGGCTCAAAAGGATAATGAAGCCCCCAGCACAACagaagacaaaaataaatgcattaaaagCAAACCTTTTCGGTGCAAACCTTGTCAGTACAAAGCAGAGTCTGAAGAAGAGTTTGTTCATCACATTAAAATTCACAGTGCCAAGATATACActgataatgataataaaaaaacacagggtAAAGAATCAGATTCTAACATACCTGAGGAATCCGATATATCCAAAGGACCTATTCAGTGTGACAGATGTGGATACAATACAAATCGCTTTGATCACTATCTGGCACATTTAAAACATCACAACAAAGCTGGAGAAAATGAGAGAGTATACAAATGCACAATATGTACTTATACAACGGTTAGTGAATATCACTGGAAGAAACATCTACGTAACCATTATCCAAGGATACTCTATACATGTTCACAATGTTCCTATTTTTCTGACAGGAAAAATAATTATATCCAGCATATAAGAACACATACAG GAGAACGACCGTATCAGTGTATTATATGTCCTTACTCAAGCTCACAGAAAACCCACTTGACAAGGCACATGCGAACTCATTCAG GTGAGAAACCTTTCAAATGTGAGCAGTGTAGTTATGTTGCATCTAATCAGCATGAAGTTACACGTCATGCAAGACAGGTTCACAATGGACCAAAACCATTAACTTGCCCTCATTGTGACTACAAGACTGCAGATCGCAGTAATTTCAAGAAGCATGTAGAGTTACATGTTAATCCACGTCAGTTTCTATGCCCTGTGTGTGACTATGCTGCATCCAAAAAGTGTAACTTGCAATATCATATAAAATCCAGACACTCAGGATGCACAAATATCACAATGGATGTTTCTAAAGTAAAACTGAGGACAAAGAAGGGAGAAGTAGGAGTTGCAGATACTGACACAAATAAGCAAACTGAGAATGgaaacataataaaaaagaaattggaagAGACTGTTAAagcagagaaaaaagaaagatgTGTGAAGTCTAAAAAACGTATGATTGATGGGCAGGTTGCAAAAAAAAGTCGCTTGTCATCcactcagaaaaaaataaaagcttctGAAGTAAGGGCTGAGAAGATCGAAAAATTCCGTAAGTCTAGTtgtgtaaaaagaaaagctgacTTATTAGAAAATCCAAGTGATACCCTAACAAGCACTGTAAAAAAGAAGAAATTGAAAAACTCTCCTGCAAGCAAAGTAATTACAAGTGAAATAAAGGATGATATACCCAAAAAGGTCAAAGGTTTggtgaaaaaaaaggaaaactcagCTGTTAAAAGTAAGCACAAAAAGAAGACCGGAGCACAAAGTAGTAATGGTAAGAGAAATATGCCAAAGAAAATTACTGAACAAAAAGTAGACAAGGGAAATAAATTGGATTCTAAAATTCCTGTAGCACCAGACATTGAGGAACAAATGATTGTTGGAAAAGTTGCTAATGAAAATGACTCTGAACAGTTTGTAGCTACTGATATTGCAagcataaataataatttatccaCTGAATCTTGTGGTTTACTAAATGAAGTCGTGCATACTGATCTGTCAATTAACACTACTTTGGAAACTAAATTATCAGCAGGCAGTGAATCTAAATCTGAACATGTGAGTAAAGCCATAATTGAACTCGCAATGCAGGTGGATGTAAAAGCAGGTATTTCCAAGCAGGAGAAAACACAGGATAACTATTTGATGGACATAGAGACTATATCTACTGACTTGGAGAAACCAAATCAAGTCTTGTTGCAAAATGGCATTCCACCTAAGAAGGGCAATACAATTGCTGACTTACTAGTTGACAGTGCTAAAACAACAGTTTACCTGCAGATAAGCAAACCAACTTCCTGCTTACTAAAGGACTGCTGCCAGCCAAATAAAAAACTGCAAGTGGGTGAATGCAAGCCAACCTGTTATGTACCAATGGAATTGTGTGAGACATCTGCCGACCTGCCTTTAGAGCATGGTGATCCAAGTGCTACCCATTTGGTCAGCAGGGGCACGCCATCCTGCGACCATCCTGTCAACTGTGGAGAGTCACTTTGTGGCCAGCATGTAGATGAGCAACCCTGCAGCCAACTGGTGGATGTTGAAGAGCCTACTTGCAACCATCTGCAAGGTGGGGATGAGCCAGCCTTCGTCCTGGTGACAGGCAGGGACGAGCCAACGCGCATCCCGCCGCCGGATGGGGACGAGCCAGCGTACGTGCCGCTGCTGGGCGGGGATGAGCCAGCGTGCATCCTGCCCCGGGGCGGGGATGAGCCAGCATGCATCCTGCCCCTGGACAGGGACGAGCCAGCCTGCGTCCCTCCGCGGGTCGGGGACGAGCCAGCCTGCGTCCCTCCGTGGGTCGGGGACGAGCCAGCCTGCGTCCCTCCGCCGGGCGTGGACGAGCCAGCCTGCGTCCCTCCGCCGGGCGTGGACGAGCCAGCCTGCGTCCCTCCGCCAGGCGTGGACGAGCCAGCCTGCGTCCCTCCGCCGGGCGTGGACAAGCCATCCTGCGTCCCGCCGCCGGGCGGGGACGAGCCAACCGATCTTTTGAGGAAGACTACTTGCCTGTCAGTGGATAGGCAAGAGGTAACAGACCTGGTAGGAAGAGAAAAACACTATGCCCTGTTAACTGAATGTAATGAGCCCACTGATCTGTCAGCTGAGAGAGATGTACTGTCAGTGGATGATGCTATGCCCACTGACCTGTCAACAGCTAAACAGAAGCCCCTGTACTTATCAAAAAGCATGGGGAGTCCTCTACATGTACCAGTGGAGTGGAGTGAGCCCTTTAATCTGTCCATGGAGTGGAGAGAGCCTGACGACCTTTCTGTTGTGAGAGTTGAGCCTTCAGACCTGTCTCTGAGGAAGGGTGGCACAGCTGACCTGTCAGAGAGGAGCAACAAGCCCTCCGAGCTGTCAGTTGTCTGGGGAGAGCCTGTTGATCTCTCAGTAGGGAGGAGCGAGCCAGCAGACTTATCAGTGGGAAGAAGTCAACCTGCTAACCTGCAAATGAGCATAACTGAGACTATGGACCTTTTAGAGGGCAGCCAACTGTCTGTTTTGACAGTAGGAAGGGATGTTGAGTCTTTTGATATGGGGACAGGTAGGGTTGATCCTATTGATCTTTCAGTGGAGAGGTGTGAGCCTATTGATCTTTCAGTGGAGAAGGGGATGCCCGGTAACTTGGAGATAAGTGATGATCAACGTTTTGGGAAGCTAGGCAATTATTATAACATCAACTGTGCAGTGGGGACAAATTGTCAGTTACAAATAAAAGACAAAGCAAAATATAACGAGATTCCTAAAAATACCTTCCAGTCCTATACCAAATTATCTGTTGAAATACGAGAGCCTCATATCCAACTACAAAGCATGTGTATTTCACCTGAATTAAACTTAGACACAACTGTACAACAAGGAAATAACAAGGAATGTAAAAAATTTTCAGCAAGCTCGCACACGGAAAACAGTGGGGCAGAAGAGGTTCAGACAACTCAGATGCAATGTGCTGTATCCAGAAGTGAGTCCATTGATATTGATGAAGATGAAGGAATTCATAGTCATGATGGGAGTGATATAAGTGACAATGTTTCAGAAATGAGTTATGACTCTGGGTTAAACGGTGTACCATCTGTACAAAAAACACTAACTTCTGACTCAAAAGTACTAGATTCTTCTGAAACTAAGGAAAGTTTTGTGTGCATTTTCTGTGACCGTACCTTTAGAATAGAGGAAGAATATACCAAACACTTAAAACGTCATTTGGTTAATGTATATTATCTTGAAAAGGCAGCAAAAGATGATTTATAG